The Aedes aegypti strain LVP_AGWG chromosome 1, AaegL5.0 Primary Assembly, whole genome shotgun sequence sequence ATGTCTACGTTGGAGTAGTCCTCAGCAGATAAACGCAATAGGAAATCTTATCAATTAGGGCAgtaataaattttattcatattgAATGAAATGATCAATTGTTTTAGAGTTGACTTAAAAACCAACTAGTGCCAACATGAATTTAGGTGGCTCAATTCGAATCAATAAATTTGGCGTTCTCATAATCGCAATACTGTTGGTCTTTCTGGTTTACTACATATCGACCGGAAAGTCTCGAAGCTCAAACTACGCATTGAACAAAAATCCCAATGAAGTGAACCTGCGGAAACTTTTGATCGGGTCGATACAGGCCGCCCAGTGTGGAGGCTTCGAGGTGGTAGAGGTTTCCAAAAGTCCCGACTTCAATGTTCACAGCAAGGGCAAAACCAAAGAAGGGGCCAACGATCCGGTGACGGATGCGGACTTTCGCTCACATTGTGTCATGGCCAGCGGGCTGCACCGAATTTTTCCAAAGCTGAAAATCATCTCCGAAGAGGACGGGGGGAATAAACCCTGTCCGGATTCGAAGCTGTTCGATCTGGATCCTACGGTGATACACGAAAATTCCAACGTGCCGGATGAAATTGTAGGAATTGAAGATGTCACAGTGTGGATCGATCCACTGGATGCAACACAGGAGTACACTGAGAACCTGTTCCAGTAT is a genomic window containing:
- the LOC110677190 gene encoding putative inositol monophosphatase 3, with translation MNLGGSIRINKFGVLIIAILLVFLVYYISTGKSRSSNYALNKNPNEVNLRKLLIGSIQAAQCGGFEVVEVSKSPDFNVHSKGKTKEGANDPVTDADFRSHCVMASGLHRIFPKLKIISEEDGGNKPCPDSKLFDLDPTVIHENSNVPDEIVGIEDVTVWIDPLDATQEYTENLFQYVTTMVCVAIKGVPTIGVIHNPFTKKTVWAWTNKAVSEPLSYIKRDEDVKHPVVIVSRSHSGDVTNLAKEVFGENLHIIPTGGTGYKVLQVLHNNATAYLHSTAIKKWDICAGNAILAAIGGKMTTQKNEDISYSDKDSFLNENGLLATAVENIHEMYIKKLIDHQKMSR